From Eremothecium sinecaudum strain ATCC 58844 chromosome III, complete sequence:
CCGTTGCAGCCAAAGTCCTTGCGCAAGACCTTCAAGATGCGCTTGAGGTCGTACTCCTCGGGGATGCCCTGGACGGTGGTCAAGGTTTTTCTGCCGTTTCTCTGCTGGATACGGATGTGGATGTAGTTGGAGGAGGAGGCTTCGTCGTCGCCGGTGTCAGCAAAGGGGTCGAAGGACTTGAGGTTTTCGATAGACATGGTGGCGGTGGGGTGTGAGGTAGAAGGTAAGCAGAGAAAATTTTCAGCTGTCCTTTTAAAAGCGCGCAGAACGCATTCGCTTATTTGTGAACCATATTCTTATCTGTATAGGTGTTAACCCGCATTTCTCTGCAATTGCCCGTCTTTCTTTGGCGTTGGGACAACGCTTCCTTTCAAACACACTTTCCAGGAACTCCTTTGTTTCCTTGGGTAACACTGTTCTTCTTCGCTGCGTTACAACACCTAGCAGACTTAATGATTGTTGAGAAAAGAAAGTGCAATGATGTACGTATACTATAATTAAAAAGATGATACTTCGTCCAATATTTGGAAAAGATCAGCATCACTAAGTAAATTATTCAGGAATATTCCCTCATCAGATCCTGCATACTGAACATTATCTGCACTACATGTGCCATGAAATTTATATACATTGTCCAATTCAGCATCATTACTTGCAGTATTCAAATAGAGATCCTCCACATATGGTTGCTGTATGTTACTTTTCCTTAATTCTTTTACCTCTTGTTTCTCCTGAAGTACATAATGAGCACTGTATTTTTCTTCTAACCAATCGGGGAAACTTTTATTTGGCTGCTCTATATTGTATTGTTCCGAAAACAGTTCCCATGTTCTTTTTATTTCTGGATTTTCATGCCATAAGTCAGCTAAGATCCTAGATAATTCCAATTGGGGAATTAAACCATTTGAAAACCTTGAATAGTAACTTCTGTATGCCATGAACTCATTAATTTTTTTCCTTTTTTTAGGAGAATGCGCAACCTCTTTTACATTAGCTAACTTACCTTGAGTGCATTTTAGATTAATGTTGTCATTTCTACGTATTTTAAGGTAGTTTAATAATTTCTTAGGAGGATCAGGTATCTTCAATGGTGGAGCAGAAGTCATGTAAAGATTAACACCTTCACACTTATAATATCCTTTGGTATTATTTCTATTTTCTGAACTTGCAACATCATGCATAATC
This genomic window contains:
- a CDS encoding HCL689Cp (Syntenic homolog of Ashbya gossypii AFR752W; Syntenic homolog of Saccharomyces cerevisiae YNL244C (SUI1)); its protein translation is MSIENLKSFDPFADTGDDEASSSNYIHIRIQQRNGRKTLTTVQGIPEEYDLKRILKVLRKDFGCNGNMVKDDEMGEIIQLQGDQRAKVCEFLITQLAIPKKNIKIHGF
- the HMLALPHA1 gene encoding transcriptional co-activator mating type protein alpha (Syntenic homolog of Ashbya gossypii FAFR751W-X; Syntenic homolog of Ashbya gossypii FAFR751W-X and of Saccharomyces cerevisiae YCR040W (Mat alpha 1)), with amino-acid sequence MANLNFKTPMFKVKIQKPRNKKKKVINSRIMHDVASSENRNNTKGYYKCEGVNLYMTSAPPLKIPDPPKKLLNYLKIRRNDNINLKCTQGKLANVKEVAHSPKKRKKINEFMAYRSYYSRFSNGLIPQLELSRILADLWHENPEIKRTWELFSEQYNIEQPNKSFPDWLEEKYSAHYVLQEKQEVKELRKSNIQQPYVEDLYLNTASNDAELDNVYKFHGTCSADNVQYAGSDEGIFLNNLLSDADLFQILDEVSSF